In Bradyrhizobium sp. 1(2017), one DNA window encodes the following:
- a CDS encoding LLM class flavin-dependent oxidoreductase: MAQRQLKLGAFMRPISIHTGAWRYPGAWPDANFNFSHIKQLIRKLEAGKFDAFFMADHLAVLNMPINALKRSHTVTSFEPFTLLSALSAVTERIGLIATGSTTFDEPYHVARRFASLDHLSGGRAGWNVVTTSNPDAALNFGLDDHMEHAERYKRAREFYDVVTGLWDSFADDAFVRDVESGLFFDPAKMHTLDHNGKYLKVRGPLNIARPVQGWPVIVQAGASEDGKQLAAETAEAVFTGGGSLADGQKLYADIKGRMEKVGRDPEHLKILPGAFVVVGDSVDEAKEKRALLDSRVHYDSAIASLSVILGTDASGFDPDGPLPDIPETNASKSARQRMVDLAAREKLTVRQLAQRVGGYGGLSFVGTAKTIADQMEEWLVGRGSDGFNIMFPFLPAGLDDFVDKVVPELQRRGIFRKEYEGPTLRENLGLPRPKNRFFEA; the protein is encoded by the coding sequence ATGGCACAACGGCAACTCAAGCTTGGCGCGTTCATGCGCCCGATCAGCATCCACACCGGCGCCTGGCGCTATCCCGGGGCCTGGCCCGACGCCAATTTCAACTTCTCACACATCAAGCAGCTGATCCGGAAGCTCGAGGCCGGCAAGTTCGACGCCTTCTTCATGGCCGACCACCTCGCCGTCCTCAACATGCCGATCAACGCGCTCAAGCGCAGCCACACCGTGACCTCGTTCGAGCCGTTCACGCTGCTGTCGGCACTCTCGGCGGTCACTGAGCGCATCGGCCTGATCGCGACCGGCTCGACCACGTTCGACGAGCCCTATCACGTCGCCCGCCGCTTCGCCTCGCTTGACCATCTCAGCGGCGGCCGTGCGGGCTGGAACGTCGTCACCACCTCGAATCCCGATGCGGCGCTGAATTTCGGCCTCGACGATCACATGGAGCATGCCGAGCGCTACAAGCGCGCGCGTGAGTTCTACGACGTCGTCACGGGCCTGTGGGATTCCTTCGCCGACGATGCCTTCGTGCGCGATGTCGAGAGCGGCCTGTTCTTCGATCCCGCGAAGATGCACACGCTCGACCACAACGGCAAATATCTGAAGGTGCGCGGTCCTCTCAACATCGCCCGCCCCGTGCAGGGCTGGCCTGTCATCGTGCAGGCCGGCGCCTCCGAGGACGGCAAGCAGCTCGCCGCCGAGACCGCCGAAGCCGTCTTCACCGGCGGCGGCAGCCTCGCCGACGGGCAGAAACTCTACGCCGACATCAAGGGCCGCATGGAGAAGGTCGGCCGCGACCCCGAGCACCTCAAGATCCTTCCCGGCGCCTTCGTCGTGGTCGGCGACAGCGTCGATGAGGCCAAGGAGAAACGTGCCCTGCTCGACAGCCGCGTGCATTACGACAGCGCCATCGCCTCGCTCTCGGTTATCCTCGGCACCGACGCCTCCGGTTTCGATCCCGACGGCCCGCTCCCTGACATCCCCGAGACCAATGCCAGCAAGAGCGCACGCCAGCGCATGGTCGATCTCGCCGCGCGCGAGAAGCTCACCGTGCGCCAACTCGCCCAGCGCGTCGGCGGATATGGCGGCCTGTCCTTCGTCGGCACCGCCAAAACCATCGCCGATCAGATGGAGGAATGGCTGGTCGGGCGCGGCTCCGACGGCTTCAACATCATGTTCCCGTTCCTGCCGGCCGGCCTCGACGATTTCGTCGACAAGGTCGTCCCGGAACTGCAGCGCCGCGGGATTTTCCGCAAAGAGTACGAAGGGCCCACTTTGAGGGAGAATTTGGGCCTGCCGCGGCCGAAAAACCGGTTCTTCGAGGCCTGA
- the rpmG gene encoding 50S ribosomal protein L33 — MAKAVTIKVKLVSSADTGFYYVAKKNSRTMTDKLVKKKYDPVARKHVEFREAKIK, encoded by the coding sequence ATGGCCAAAGCGGTCACCATCAAGGTCAAGCTCGTGTCCTCGGCCGACACCGGCTTCTACTACGTCGCCAAGAAGAATTCGCGCACCATGACCGACAAGCTGGTCAAGAAGAAGTACGATCCGGTCGCGCGCAAGCACGTCGAATTCCGCGAAGCCAAGATCAAGTAA